A region of the Lates calcarifer isolate ASB-BC8 unplaced genomic scaffold, TLL_Latcal_v3 _unitig_2455_quiver_1588, whole genome shotgun sequence genome:
ATGAGGTTTGAAGCTACTGACTTTACAAAGGATGGAACAATCATGTGAGGGGTGTAAAAAGGTTTTGGTGGTGATGATGTCTCAGTCGTCTTTTTTATTTACCTTATTTATTTCTGCAGGGACTGGGGGTGTTTACATTTTCAGGGTTTATACTCTACATCTGGAGACTTCCCATCACTGTACAAACTGtagctgctcacacacacatacacactccgtaccttttctttccttcatccctttatacattttatacatgaGGACACCGATGACAGCTGCAGCCAGGACATTCAGGACAACCAGGACAACCAGGACAGCTGCGAGGACCTTGGGCCAGGCTGGAGGTTCAGCAGTTGACAAGATAACATTCAGTTGTACTTGAGTCCGGCTCAGATCTTGTCCAGACCTCCGGACGGTGCAGGTGTAGTTGCCACTGTCACTGATGGAGGGTTTCCTCAGAGTGAGGCTGAGGTCTCCAGTCTGCAGAGCGTCCGTCCTCATCGACGTTCGGTTGGTGTAAAGATGGTTCTGGTCTCCGAGGACGTCTCCACTCTGCTGACGAGCATGAACAATCGGGTCTCTGAAGTCTTCTCGGCTCCACACCGCTGTGGACTTCTCAGAGACAGAGGCGTTGACCTGACAGGGCAGCAGGACTGACTCCGCCCCCTCATACACCTCTATACccaaggcatgctgggaaactgTGAGGACACAAACAAATCACGTTTATTTCTACAGCAAGTCAGACACAGGTGGGGGTGGTGCTGTAGGTGGTGCTGTAGGGCGGAGGTTAGTTCCTGATGATGTGTCAGAAATTCCTCTGTTTGCTCCAAACGAGCTGAACATGGATTTAAATGAAGCAGTTAGACAGGGCCCTCCTACTCTATGTTTCCTCTGAGGTTTGTAAAGAGCAGTCAGACTGTTACAGTACGTCTGATGTGAcgatgagctgctgctgatctaATCGCTGTATCGAGTGTAATGAGAGGCAGCATCTGTCAGGGTGGAAGGATAATGGGTCTGATGGGGACCGACAGACAGACGTCAGGATGCAGTGGATTTATCCAGAACAAGTGATGATCTGATGCTTCtgcccaaacacacagagtctaAATTCAGCAGTTTGGTGGAGCTGATCACAAACACCActttcatcttcatcctctgaTAAAGTCCTGTTCAATCCACGTCTCACTGATCTGACTGTGGACGATTAAACCTTCACAAACCTCTGactggtttcctcccacaggAACTCTGTAAAGACCCCGCCACAATAAGAGCCTCAGTCCTGCAGgttgtaatgttcagtttgacTGTATTTACCTGTCCTGATGCTGTGAATGTGATTGTGTCAGAGATTCCTCTGTTTGCTCCAAACGAGCTGAACATAGatttaaatgaactgatgaACAGATTCTTATGTATCACTTCAATTCAGTTTCCTTCAGAAAGTGTGAGTCAGATGTGAATATCAGACGtgttattcaccattaactGGTTGTTAATGTACTAACATGTATATTagctctttattagtcattataaaGCTCTTATTAATGCCTCAGCCTGATCATATtctgcagtttccctcagtCACCTTCTGCTGACTGACAGTAATGAAGCTGTTGTACATGACTTATGATCTTAATCTGCTTTGCTCAGTGTGGACTTTATAACAACCACAGTCTTTATTAACACTTGATGAAAATGatcagagtctgagtctgaagGAAGTCTCCGTGACTCATGTTTCCTGTTCTACCGTCAGGTCATTAGTCTAACACAGGTTCTCTATCTAACAGCCAGTACACATGCTAATGATGCTAAAGAGTTAGCGACCTTTCAACCAAACCCACCTGTAGTTCAGACTCTGAAGAAAAAGTCCTGTCACTGTTCTGACAGGGTGTGGTAGGAGACATTTaagtttcactttcactgaaaGAGGGGGGGGATTATTGGTCCTGATGAAACTCTgagtctttgtgttttacaggagGAAGGTTTAGACTCTGAACGCAACATCCAGccgctgtccatggtgctgaactGACTCTGACTATTActgtttgagagagagacagacagacagacaaacaggccgagggacagacagtcagacagagagacagacagacagacgtgaCTGACTCTGACCAGCAGGGAGTTTAGAAATTGATGCGACGATTCCGCCCGAATCATCCGGTCACGGCGACGCGACCACGGTCAGTAAAACCAGTCGTTTtgtgaatggagtttggtggaaGGTTTTCTTACCGTGCAGGAAGATCACGAACACCAGCAACATCTTCATCCCGTTAAATCCCGTTCGATCCGTTCGTCTGTGATGTGACCGCAGCTGAATGAATCAGACTGACTGTGTCCtcagctcagactcagactgacGCAGAGGAAACTTtagtttcactttcagtttcaaCAAGAGCTGCGTCATGgtgaaatcagtgtgtgtgtgtgtgtgtgtgtgtgtgtgtgtgtgtgtgttcacacctTTTCATTCTCTCTAAATGAAAAGGTGTGAACAGTTTCTGTTCCGTCCTCAGAGGATTCTCAGACACATCCTAACTCAGACGGTTCAGACAAACCTGAGCTGCTTCCTGTAGGAGGCGGTCGTCGGTCTGGACCAGCAGGTGGAGGTTTCCCTCCACAGACCGACCTCTGAACGTCTCATTCAGACACAGACCGACTGAGCCTCGGTTCAGTCTCTGTTTCAGACTCGTTCCTTTGTCcgaagaaacaaacagaaacacatgagAACAGTTGGATTAAATCCTGAGAAAGCAGCTGACCACAGACCGGACGGAAACACGACGCCATGACGTCAGTCGACCTTCTTCATCGACCAAGCACAGTCCAGACATTTACCTGCTCCTGTTACCTGAACAGAAACATGGAGAAACAccttcatcagcagctgctccaataaacacagagatgggATCAATCATTTCTATTGATCCTGATGCCAGAGACCGTCTAATGATTCAGGTCTTTATCAAGACTTAGATACCAAACCTTTAAACAAGCAACAAGGAACCGAAGGAGAAACAAAGTGAGGACATGATCACTTCAAGAACTGAACTCAGAGTCTTCAGTGTGAAGCAGCTACAGACCTGCTGTTACACTAATACTGAGGAGATCTTTCTGATGTCACAGGGCATGGCAGGACATGGACTAGGAACTCTGAGGGGGTCCTGCGGGGTCTGGAACTAGGACATTgacagtggatcctttgggtcctgagGGTTTCAGGACAGagggcctccatggatctgtcttgttctggatcatcccacagatcctggatcagattgggttttggggagtttggaggccttGGTTTCTGTGGTGTGttgggagcattgtcctgctgggggaggcccctgttACCATGGGAGGGGGGACAGAGCCTGTCACCTTCAGTCAAACTGAGGCTACTCTGAAGCAGCTTTGTGTCCTGTACAGTTCAAATCAAAGACTGTCAGAACGCTGCAGAGGTCAGCAGGTTACTTCATACTGTcatagaaacaggaagtgatgtcactgacctctgaccctcagtctGCTCTGAGGAGAGTCAACACCTTCATCAATGTAACCAGTAGAGACCTTCATCAGATTCATCAAGTATAGttgagtatcatctgcataacaatggaagttgGAATGGAATCATTTATTAATCCCTGGCGGGAAatcattacattatttttacatttatggaGAGTTTCCTGATAATGTTTCTTAAAGGAAGCAAATACAAGGTGAATAGACCTGGTCCAAGACCAGAACCCTGAGGACACTGTTTTGTGAAGGATCTTATAGAGGAAGTGAAGGTTAGATATGGGTCTATGTTTGGCTGATACACCTGGATTCTCTGGATTCCATCAGATCTCCAGCTGCTTCTAAAGGTTCCAGGTTTCCTGGTCCAAGGCTTCAGTAAGTGAAGGGCTGAATACAAAGTGGTGAGGATGTAAAATGATCAGGTGTCAAACTTGGTTGATTCTTTATTCAGACAGaacagcagaaagacacagagagacacgaTGCTGGCTGATCTCTGtcagctgctccacacaggGACAACTACACCAGGATATGAAGGAAGAAGAACAGAGCTGATGAGTTAGTATCAACATTAAATCAGCTGTTAGAGAGTGAAGCTGTTTTCTAACGTCTGACAGACCCTGATGAATCTGATCATTTCATCCTTTAACTGTGAAGCCTGATCAAACACAGTCTCTGCAGCTCACAGCTCATGCTCAGTGgtgacatcagcagtgatgtcatcatactgttcatcctctcctcctcctccaacaggTGGGGTCGTCTCCATGGAGACGGCtggtttgtttcctgtcttcctgctgcagcagatgGACACCAGCAGGACGGAGCAGATGCAGTACGGACAGAagaccactagatggcagaaGAGTCTGAGCACAGggacagaggaggcaggaggagaaggaggaggaggagatgaaggaggaggagaaggaagaggaggaggagatgaaggaggaggaggaggaggaggaggaggaggaggagctgcaggagagatGAGTAGAACCTGGTTCAGTGCAGTGATCAGTTTATTATCAGGTCAGCAGGTTAGTTCATATCTTTAAACTGTcatagaaacaggaagtgatgtcactgacctctgaccctcagtctGCTCTGAGGAGATGATCCAAACTCATCAGTAGAACACCAGTAGAGACCTTCATGAGACTGTTGGACTTTACTGAGGGTGAGTTCTCCATCAGGTCCAGATCCAAGGAGGACACCATCCCTGAAGAAAAAAGCCTTGAATCTGACGTGAGCTTTGTCTCTACAGCGCAgagtgacatcacttcctgtcatcaCAGGAAGTGCAGGGATCTCCAGAATAACTGGAacacctgaaccacagagacacagacagagtttcaccaacagacctgaaccacagagacacagacagagtttcaccaacagacctgaaccacagagacacagacagagtttcaccaacagacctgaaccacagagacacagacagagtttcaccaacagacctgaaccacagagacacagacagagtttcaccaacagacctgaaccacagagacacagacagagttcaAACTACTGACCTTTTGGAACAGTTACAGTGATGTTCTGGCTCCTGTGTCCAGCTCTGTCTTCACACCAGTAAACTCCAGAGTCTGATGAGGACAGATCTGAGATGATACAGGAGGAACCAGCTGGTCCACAGTCCTCAGTCTGTCCTCCTCTGGTCCTCTTTACTGTCTGTCCATCTTCAACACaactcagagacacagagtctTCAGAGAAGAACTGCTGAAGGTTTGGACTGACATTCAGAGAGactggaggacagacagacagatagacagacagtcagtcagagtaaatgtatctgtattattattggagtcagtgactgttttctcttccatcagctcacctgcagaaacagtcagtccagacagcagcagcacagacacacctgcaacaggaggacagaggacactgagggtcagaggacactgagggacagaggacactgagggtcagaggacactgagggacagaggacactgagggtcagaggtcactgagggacagaggtcactgagggtcagaggacactgagggtcagaggacactgGGGGTCTTTGTTGCGTCTTGTGAGGATGTGTCTCAAGTCACCCAGTAATCAGAAAGTCAAAGGTTTGAACCCCGGCTCCTTCAGTCCGTGTGCAGACGTGTCCTtaggcaagatactgaacccaaACTGCCCTGATGTTTCattgtgtgaatgggtgaacgtgacctgtagtgtaaattgctttgagtggtcgacaTGAGTAGAAAAGTTCTACATAAACagagtctgtttttctgtttcattcatatcatcagtttctccttttgtttctgtttattttgagcAGCTACAAATGAAAACGTTTGACTCGCTGTGTTTAATGAATCCTTGTGGTTGTGGAAAAGATGTTGATATTGAATATTGAAATATTGACCTGCatcaagcagagaaaacagctaAGCAGATTACTGAAGCTACACATCATTAAAACCAGCAGAGTGACGAACCATCATCTTCAAGGAAGAAATGTAGTCAGGAAAAATcacttaaacatttaaaacGTGTGAAATCAGATGATAAAAAATCAACAGTAGAAGTCACAGTTATGTTTAACAGTTAACATAAGAGCATTTCCACATTAACAGTGTGACGAGAACTGAAGGGACTGGGACTAACCAGCTGTGAAGCCTCAAGAAAACCACTGATTAGTGAGGCTAAAAGGTTCCAGTTTGTCAGGGAGCACAAAGACTGATGatgtggtctgatgagtccagaCTGACCCTGTCCCTGAGTGATCAGCATCAGGGTAAGAAGAGAAGCAGATGAAGTGATGTACCCATCATGCCTACTGTCCACTGTACAGGTCTGTGGGGGCAGTGTTATGATCTGTGGTTGGTTCAGTTGCTCAGGTCCAGGTTCAGGAATATCATGTGGCTCAGCTGACCTGAATATACTGAATGAGCAGGTTTTTCCCTccatggatttttttcttccctgatgGCAAAGGCATATTCCAAGACGACAATACCAGAGTGTTCATGGAGCATGAGACCAGAGTCCAGACCTTCACCCCACTGAGAGTCTTTGGGATGTTCTGCAGAAGACTTAACGATCTGACTCTCCACCATCAATACAAGAAGAAGCCACGATGAAAACCTGCTGTAATCAAAGCTGAGGTGaaacattagtgtgtgtgtgacctgtgtatttctctgtgttcagtctgCAGCTGATCTGAGATCAGTTTGAACAACTTACCTGTCGCTGCGAAAAAGAGAAGTGACGCCTGAGGCTCATAAAGGAGAAGTGTGGCGACTCTCAAATCCTGAAGCGAACCACACCCTGGATGTTAATACAGTCCAACTCGACCCCCCAACCACCTCGACCCCCTCAACCTCGTCTCCAGCTcactttcctccctctccatcttctctcttcAGACCTGCTGTTCTCCTGTTTCACCTGGACCTGATCCCAGTCGTCTCATCACCTGATCCAGACCTTAATCCAGTCCCTTTGtcctctgtcagtgtcagttgttGCTCCTGTTGTGTTCCAGTGTGTCGTCCTGGTCTTCCTGCAGCgtcttctcctctgcttcttATTAAAGTATCTGATCTGAGACCAGTCGTCCTGACCACAGGAGGTGAACGAAGAGACGGATCCTGTGAAGCTTCGTGGTTCCAGCTGCTGTAAACGAGTCCAGACTCTACATACATGTTATAATACAGGTGTGTGTCTaagtatatatatgtacatgtgtCCACAGTCAGTTTGGTCACAGTAACTGTAACTaatgtgtgtttcctctgtaatgaatgaatgaatggatgtaggaggtcagtgtttgactcaccgaggagcagagacacagacggaGTCTTCATGTTGTCTGGATGACGACTGAAtgtcagtctgagcagcagagcgACGCCTTcagcttcacttcctgttcGCGTGTCCGAGTCTTCCTGGGCTGCCCTCCATGTCACCGTGCTGCTGACCTGAGGGCAGGACTCTGTTAATGCAGCTTTATACAGACTGGGTCCTTTGTTCAGAGCAGGAACCAACACATCCGGTCTGTCAGAGGCCCAAAGTGGATCCAACTGATCCAAACACCGAGTCAGTCCTTCAGTCTGATGTGGGACCACAGCTCCCTCTGAACGCTCCGTCTTCTGAGGACGTCTGTGGTTCGTCCAGCTTCAACCACTGACAGGACCTGGAACGTGGATTTAGTTTGGTCCTCAAACAGGTTTTCAGGAACCTGACCCCAGACTGGCTGGAGAGCAGTGGAACCTGCAGCAGAGCCTGGAGAACTGGTTCTGGTTGGTTCCACCAGTCTCCCAGTATAAACCAGTGAGCTGCCTGTCAGAGTCTCTGTGGTGAGGACTCAGACGTGCTGAGCTGTTGAGAAACTGGAAgtggagaaaacaggaagaaaacatcCACTGAAAGTCTTTAAAGCAGAAGTGAGAGGGTCAGATTTTTCTGGTCAGGACGTCTCTGTTCAGCTGTTCTGTCTCTACAACCATCAGACATTAGAATCAGTTCAAATGAAGGTCTGTGATAAAGATGAAGaggatcatcatcatcatcatcacagacGTCATGTTATGATGAAGTCTTTTTAATCacgtaaataaaacaaataaaaacatgaaaatattctaCAACACTTTAATGAGcatcaacacaaactgcttcaaACATCCGGgtctttattgtttgttgtggttAAGCGGGAGTTCGCCACCGGAAGAGAGCCCACTCGGCCGACGGAAGGATGTTAGTGCGCATGCTCAGAGCAGGACATTGTTGCGCATGCTCTAAAGGACGTTGACCAACATGGTGGACGTTCCTCGGAGAATCCGCCAAGAGAAAAACTTTTAACAGTAAAGAAGAGGACGAGGTTTTTCTAAGTCCACCGCAGAGGAGACCTGCCGGACGTCTTAGACCAGGACCACTACAACACCGGGATGAAGGAGGAAAACCAGGACCCGGATTTTATCGACCAGATTCACTGCAAAACCAGGATGAAGGAGGAAAACCAGGACCCGAATTTCAGCGACCAGGATCATTACAAGAATGGGGTAAAGGTGGAAAATCAGGACCCGGATTTTACCGAACGGATCCACTACAAGAGCGAGATTAAGGAAGAAACTCTGGACCCGAACTTCAACGACCAGGGCCACTACAAGACCGAGATTAAGGAGGAGAACCAGGACCCGGACCACCGGAGCACGGAGCCCGCCGGTCCCACCGGTTCACAGGTCAGTGTTCGGGACTCGATGATAGAAACGATCCGGAGGTTTTTGTgtcatcagaaacacaaactgtttgtgttttcccgATTTCATGAATCTAACATCAAAGTGTGGCGGGAAATTCGACtgaaacaacatgaacagattgtTAGGTGTGGGTGCAGGGATCACCGGGATCAGGTTACATTTCCGGTTTAAACTCTTCTCAGGGTCCACTTAGATCCACACGATGCGTTTAGGTGCTGTTAGAAAACTGGGGAATCTGGGCTTTCTGCGAGTTAATGTGCAATTTCAAAGtgaaagaaacattttactgaacaTTCACCAGCTACAGAGGAACCTGTCTGTGGTCAGGTTTTCTGCTCTGTAGTGGAATGAAGACCTTCAGATCACAGGATAAATTAAACAGGGAAACAGTCAGAAACTGGGTTTTTCAGCTCTGAAACTACAATCATTAAAGTCTGAGTTTTTCAAGCAGGACCAAGACGTCATCGAACCGTACTGATGCCAAACAGAATCAAAATTTGGATGCAACAAAGAGGCTCTGATAAAGATAAAGATTATTTCTATAACACAAGAAATGCAAACAGAAATCAGTCGTAACCAACAAAGACCACTTCCCTCACAGTTCTTagaaaaacagttaaatttgaGAAGCGTTTTAAGAACGTTCTAAAGTGTTCACATTAAAATCTAGGATGTTAACAGCTGAGGTGTTTTTCAGGTGGAGCAGGtttgtttaaaagttaaaactaaACTCTGAAGAAGCAGCTGTTAAGTCTCTGTGAACGTCTGTATTTTTCAGATTTCCATTAACTCCCAGTTCGACCCTGATGTAAATGGAACGCACCATTAATCTGGGCTGTTATAAAACTGGCAGAGTACACGTGTGGTTTCAGACGACTGGCTTTACCATAAAATCTAATTCTCTCCGTCTcactctcttcctgtttgtcacAGAGTTTTCACACTAGAGAGAGGCCACGGCGTTTAGACCAGTGTGGGAAGACTTCACATCAGCTAAAAACTGAGAGACCGTACGGCTGTGACCAGTGTGGGAAAACCTTTACGAATCACTTTGCTTTACAAACTCACAGCCGCATTCACACCGGAGAGAAACCGTACAGCTGTGATCAGTGTGAGAAATCGTTCTCACAGTTAGGGAATCTGAAAATTCACCAACGCAgtcacactggagagaaaccataCGCCTGTGATCAGTGTGGGAAAGCTTTTTCCACCTCATCAAATTTACTAATCCATTGGCGCAgtcacactggagagaaaccgTACAAGTGTGAGCAATGTGGGAGAGGCTTTATCACCTCGTCACATTTACATGTCCACCATCGCAGACACACCGGAGAGAAACCATACAGCTGTGATCAGTGCGGGAAAGGTTTCCTACGACTGCGGAATCTGAAATCCCATCAACTCTgccacactggagagaaaccgTACAGGTGCGATCAGTGTGGGAAAACATTCTCGGAGTCATGGAATCTGAAAATCCACCAGGGAAGTCACGCTGAAAAGAAACCATTCAACTGTGATCAGTGTGGGAAAGGTTTCACGCTCAAAGGGAGTCTGAAAACCCACCAACTCCAACACACCGGAGAGAAACCTTTCCACTGTGATCAGTGTGGGAAAGGTTTTACCACCTCGTCAAAATTAAGAATCCACCTTTGCtgtcacactggagagaaaccacaCAAATGTGATCAGTGTGGAAAATCATTCTCACAGTTAGGGAATCTGAAAATCCACCAGCGCCGTCACAGCGGAGAGAAACCGCACAAATGTGATCAGTGTGGGAAAACATTCTCACAGTTGGGAAATCTGAAAATCCACCAGCGCCGTCACAGCGGAGAGAAACCGTTCAACTGTGACCAGTGTGGGAAAGGTTTCACCACCTCATCTCATTTAGAAATCCACCGTCGCGTTCACACTGGACAGAAACCGTACAGCTGTGATCAGTGTGAGAAAAGCTTCTCGCAGTTTGGAAGTCTGAAGACCCACCTACTCCatcacactggagagaaaccctACATCTGTGATCAGTGTGGGAAAGGTTTCTCACAGCTAGGAAGTCTCAAAAGACACAAAGGTGTTCACGCTGATTCAGTGTAGGTTGAAGAGTCTGAATAGTGATTCAGCTGAGTGTGTAACAATGCACCGTGTTGTGatgtgtgttgtgatgtgactgatgagaccgctctctctctct
Encoded here:
- the LOC108892793 gene encoding uncharacterized protein LOC108892793; protein product: MKMLLVFVIFLHVSQHALGIEVYEGAESVLLPCQVNASVSEKSTAVWSREDFRDPIVHARQQSGDVLGDQNHLYTNRTSMRTDALQTGDLSLTLRKPSISDSGNYTCTVRRSGQDLSRTQVQLNVILSTAEPPAWPKVLAAVLVVLVVLNVLAAAVIGVLMYKMYKGMKERKASYFYSLMRDMMTTVSQFFSNVTGHGVSSQQGKRRSRRSPAETEE
- the LOC108892796 gene encoding Fc receptor-like A isoform X1 — translated: MKTPSVSLLLGVSVLLLSGLTVSAVSLNVSPNLQQFFSEDSVSLSCVEDGQTVKRTRGGQTEDCGPAGSSCIISDLSSSDSGVYWCEDRAGHRSQNITVTVPKGVPVILEIPALPVMTGSDVTLRCRDKAHVRFKAFFFRDGVLLGSGPDGELTLSKVQQSHEGLYWCSTDEFGSSPQSRLRVRAPPPPPPPPPPPSSPPPLPSPPPSSPPPPSPPASSVPVLRLFCHLVVFCPYCICSVLLVSICCSRKTGNKPAVSMETTPPVGGGGEDEQYDDITADVTTEHEL
- the LOC108892796 gene encoding inactive tyrosine-protein kinase 7 isoform X2: MKTPSVSLLLGVSVLLLSGLTVSAVSLNVSPNLQQFFSEDSVSLSCVEDGQTVKRTRGGQTEDCGPAGSSCIISDLSSSDSGVYWCEDRAGHRSQNITVTVPKGVPVILEIPALPVMTGSDVTLRCRDKAHVRFKAFFFRDGVLLGSGPDGELTLSKVQQSHEGLYWCSTDEFGSSPQSRLRVRDSSAI
- the LOC108892795 gene encoding zinc finger protein 664-like, which produces MKEENQDPDFIDQIHCKTRMKEENQDPNFSDQDHYKNGVKVENQDPDFTERIHYKSEIKEETLDPNFNDQGHYKTEIKEENQDPDHRSTEPAGPTGSQSFHTRERPRRLDQCGKTSHQLKTERPYGCDQCGKTFTNHFALQTHSRIHTGEKPYSCDQCEKSFSQLGNLKIHQRSHTGEKPYACDQCGKAFSTSSNLLIHWRSHTGEKPYKCEQCGRGFITSSHLHVHHRRHTGEKPYSCDQCGKGFLRLRNLKSHQLCHTGEKPYRCDQCGKTFSESWNLKIHQGSHAEKKPFNCDQCGKGFTLKGSLKTHQLQHTGEKPFHCDQCGKGFTTSSKLRIHLCCHTGEKPHKCDQCGKSFSQLGNLKIHQRRHSGEKPHKCDQCGKTFSQLGNLKIHQRRHSGEKPFNCDQCGKGFTTSSHLEIHRRVHTGQKPYSCDQCEKSFSQFGSLKTHLLHHTGEKPYICDQCGKGFSQLGSLKRHKGVHADSV